The genomic interval GTCTTATCTCAAAGGTTTAACCGTAAGAGCAAGGTCGAAGATAGTCAGATATATAGGTGGCTGCGTTTTATCAATCCGTCGCCTTATATGTTCTATCTCCGTTGCGGGAATCATTCGCTTATAGGCTCATCCCCTGAGGTTTTTGTTCGTTGTGAAGATAATATTGCAGAGCTCCGTCCTATTGCTGGCACAAGGAAGAGAGGTAGGGATGAGAGTGAAGATCTATCTCTTCAGAAAGAGTTGCTTTCTGACGAGAAAGAGAGGGCCGAGCATATTATGCTTCTTGATTTAGGCCGCAATGACTTAGGTAGAGTCTGTAAGTATGGGACTATTGAGGTAAAAGAAAAGATGGTTATTGAAAAATATTCCCATGTCATGCATATTGTTTCTGATGTTACGGGTAGGCTAAGGAGAGATAAGGATATGTTTGATTTAATTCGGGCTGCTTTTCCTGCCGGTACTGTTTCCGGAGCTCCTAAGATAAGGGCTATGGAGATAATAGATGAACTTGAGTCTGAGAGTCGCGGTCCTTATGCCGGGGCTGTAGGTTATTTTTCCTATTCTGGTAATATGGATACCTGTATTACAATAAGAACTATCATTAAAAAGGGAGATTCTGTGTATATTCAGGCTGGAGCAGGTATCGTTGCAGATTCAGTTCCGGAGTGTGAATATCAGGAGACTATAAATAAGGCCAGGGCTTTAAATAAAGCGGTTGATTTAGCAGAAGCTGCAGGAAGTTAGAGTCAAAGATAGTA from Candidatus Kaelpia imicola carries:
- the trpE gene encoding anthranilate synthase component I gives rise to the protein MKITPDYPGFKKLIKKGNLIPVYSEVLSDGDTPFSLLERFKKENHSVLLESITGGEHIARYSFVGVSPVKVIKSKGDMMEILSGGKKKTIKIKTDVLDEIKNELSRYKYVFLKELPRFSGGFVGYFSYNLVKYFENIPQNNPDRLSLYDVFLMEIRDLYIFDHIKQRLILLTHAYIEEGDLKSSYKKALFRLEKMHKVLLKNTKTSGPQVLKSNIKEGKFRSNFKKEDFLGSISEIKKYIKKGDIIQAVLSQRFNRKSKVEDSQIYRWLRFINPSPYMFYLRCGNHSLIGSSPEVFVRCEDNIAELRPIAGTRKRGRDESEDLSLQKELLSDEKERAEHIMLLDLGRNDLGRVCKYGTIEVKEKMVIEKYSHVMHIVSDVTGRLRRDKDMFDLIRAAFPAGTVSGAPKIRAMEIIDELESESRGPYAGAVGYFSYSGNMDTCITIRTIIKKGDSVYIQAGAGIVADSVPECEYQETINKARALNKAVDLAEAAGS